A segment of the Suncus etruscus isolate mSunEtr1 chromosome 19, mSunEtr1.pri.cur, whole genome shotgun sequence genome:
cccccccccccccccgcctccatCCTCAGAGGCGCCGGAGCTGCCCCTTCATTCACATTTTCCACTGAAGCGGTGCCAACCCCAGAGCCTCCCCTGGATTCCTTGGCCACAGCTCTGGGCGGCCACAGACGAGTGTGACCTCATCGCCCCATCGTGGGCTCCCTTCCCCGGAGGGGCCTCGGGCACAAGTGGGCACCCACACGCGGGCCCGGGAGACCCCTCCCCACGCGCGCTGCCAGGGCCCCGCTGATACTGCCCCTGCCCGCCCCAGATGGCAGAGAGGACACATTCCTGGTCGAGGGCCCTGCCAGCCAGCCACCAGGCTCCCTCCACCCGGCGAGGGCTGCTGCCCTCGACAGTAACCGCAAGGGAGGAGCCGCCCCGGCCCCACTCTGCCCCACTCTCGGGCTTGGGTTCCTGGGGGCGGGGCGGGGTGGCAGCCGTGTGTCTCCCCAGGGGAGCCGGCGCCCCGCGCACAGGTGCCCGCGGCCTCCGCCGCCTGTGCCGACCAGGCCTGGGCAGGCCGAGCTGGCCTCCTGCGCCGGGGTCCCTCGCCCCGGCTCGGCTCCGGCGTGCGCGAAGCCGAGTGAAGCTGAAGCGAGGGAGTCGGGCTGGCGGGGTGCGGCCCGGCAGCCGGCCAGGGCAGCTGCGTTCGCTTGGTCATGCCAGGGGCTGCGGCGCGCGGGGGACCCCGACTCCGGGCACCCCGGCCCCTCGCTCCCCCGCCAGGCCCGGCTCCCGCGGGCGGGCGGCCTCctcgggggcggcggcggcgcgggcgcGGGAGGGCCGGGCAGGGGGCGGGCCGGCGCGGGGTGGGGAGGGGCCGCCGCTCGCATAAAGCCGGCGGGCCGGCCGGGCCGCGGCAGCCCGGGACGCACACGTGCGCGCGGCGGGCCCCGAGACCCGCGCGCCCCTGGCCGGCCCGGGCGCCCCTGGCCCGCGCCGGCGGCGGCGGCATGCGCTGCAGCGCGCGGCGGAGCTGACGCCGCGCCCCCGGCCCCATGTCGTTCGCCATGCTGCGCTCGGCGCCCCCGGGCCGCTACCTGTACCCCGAGGTGAGCGCGCTGTCGGAGGACGAGGACCGCGGCAGCGAGAGCTCCGGCTCCGACGAGAAGCCCTGCCGCGTGCACGCGGCGCGCTGCGGCCTCCAGGGCGCCCGGCGGCGGGCCGGGGGCCGGCGCGCGGGGCcccccggcggcggcggcgcggggccCGGGGGCCGGCCGGGCCGCGAGCCCCGCCAGCGGCACACGGCGAACGCGCGCGAGCGGGACCGCACCAACAGCGTGAACACGGCCTTCACGGCGCTGCGCACGCTCATCCCCACCGAGCCGGCCGACCGCAAGCTGTCCAAGATCGAGACGCTGCGCCTGGCCTCCAGCTACATCTCGCACCTGGGCAACGTGCTGCTGCTGGGCGAGGCGTGCGGCGACGGCCAGCCCTGCCACGCGGGGCCGGCCTTCTACCACGCCCCGCGCCCCGGCAGCCCCCTGCCGCCCCCCGCGCGCGACTCGGAGAACGCGCAGCCCAAACAGATCTGCACCTTCTGCCTCAGCAACCAGCGCAAGCTGGTGAGTATGGGGAGGCCGGCAGCCGCCCCCGGGCACCTGGGCACGCGGGGCCAGGCGGGATCTGGAAGGTGGCAGGGTCCGGGGCAGAGGGCCACACTCACCTGGTCCGAGCCCACCTGGCCCCGGCCTTGGGCACCCGGCGGACACCTGCCAGCCCCAGCTCCCGGGATGCCCGGGGAGGCAGGCCCCTGGGAGATGGAGGAGACCGGTAGCGGCTGCCAGGTGGCAAGCGCTAGGAGAGTGGGGTGAGCGAGCGAGCGGGAGAAAGTGTGGCGTGGCTCCCGCGTTCCCATCCCTCCGATGGGGGCAGCACTTGGGAGCACCTGGCCTGCCATCGGGGAGATTGGATTTTACAGTTTTGGCTCCCCAAGCTGCGTGGGGATCCGAGGTAAACGTGGAGTGGGTGCAGGACGGGGCCCGAGACAGCCTCCCTGGCGAAGCGGAGCGCGGACAGCTGCTGGGTCCCCTGCCCAGGCCTGACCCTACCCCTGCCCTCCTCCCCGCAGAGCAAGGACCGCGACAGGAAGACGGCAATCCGGAGCTAAAGGCGGCGCTCCTGCCCCCACGTCGCCCCCAGGACCCATGGACCCCAGGGAGGCACCCCAGGCTCCCCGGAGGCCGACTGGTACCAGGCCAGCCCCGCCTCTGGCTACGTGGGGCCGATGGACAGCCAGGCGGCCGAGGACTCTGACTGGCCCCAGCATTCGCCCTGCTGGAACTTTCCATGCTGGCTTCTGACTTGGGCGCTCTGCTCACTACGTGCTGGCATCTTGTGTCTTTGATGTAATAATATAAAGGCTGAAGTTTCGTAGGATTAAAGTTGAAATAATAGCTACACGTGTGGGCacacactgccccccccccacggAGTTAATCACCTGCTGCCTGGACGGGCCGAGCTGAGAGGAGGTGGGAGAGAGGATGAGGGTCGCGCGGAGGGAGGGGCAAGGCGATTACCTGTGAGCTGCCCAGGGGTTTCCCCCCACCAACTACTCCAAGCCCCTCGGGGGGAGGCAGCCGGCGGGGGCTCCAAGTCTTGCAGGTGACAATCACCGGTTTTCCCCATGGCACTGAGGGGCTGGGGGTCGA
Coding sequences within it:
- the SCX gene encoding basic helix-loop-helix transcription factor scleraxis, producing MSFAMLRSAPPGRYLYPEVSALSEDEDRGSESSGSDEKPCRVHAARCGLQGARRRAGGRRAGPPGGGGAGPGGRPGREPRQRHTANARERDRTNSVNTAFTALRTLIPTEPADRKLSKIETLRLASSYISHLGNVLLLGEACGDGQPCHAGPAFYHAPRPGSPLPPPARDSENAQPKQICTFCLSNQRKLSKDRDRKTAIRS